One region of Faecalibacter bovis genomic DNA includes:
- a CDS encoding Lrp/AsnC ligand binding domain-containing protein encodes MRIHDNGQVELDGIDKLILNAFMDNANIPVSQLAKELSISNTAVHQRIKKLETSGLINSTKTIINPSVLGYLTMSFVGVFMDKSSSYINVIKSLEAIPEVVEAHFTTGNYGIFLKILCKDNMHLMNVLNQKIQQIDGVTRTETIISLEQTINRQIKL; translated from the coding sequence GTGAGAATTCATGACAACGGTCAAGTTGAACTTGACGGAATTGATAAATTGATTTTGAATGCTTTTATGGATAATGCAAATATTCCTGTATCTCAATTAGCAAAAGAATTGTCAATTTCTAATACAGCTGTACATCAACGTATCAAGAAATTGGAAACTTCAGGATTAATTAATTCGACAAAGACTATAATAAATCCGAGTGTATTGGGTTATTTAACAATGTCATTTGTTGGGGTTTTTATGGATAAATCATCATCATACATCAATGTGATTAAATCTTTAGAAGCAATTCCAGAAGTTGTAGAGGCTCATTTTACCACAGGTAATTACGGGATCTTTTTAAAGATTCTTTGCAAAGATAATATGCATTTGATGAATGTTTTGAATCAGAAAATTCAGCAAATAGACGGTGTAACTCGTACCGAAACGATTATTTCGTTGGAACAAACAATAAATAGACAAATCAAACTTTAA